The sequence GCCCAAGCTTCTATTAACATATCAAATCCTTTTTGAGTGTGCATTCTTCCAACAGAAAGAACTACTTTATTATTCAAATTGCTATACTCATTAGGATAAAACACTAACGGATTAGATATCGCCTTAACTTTTGCCTTACATTTTAAAGATTTTTCATAATCTTCCTTATCCTCTTCGGTCAGAGTAACAATATAATCAGATGTCCTTGCTGCAATCTTTCTAGCAATATCTCTTAATTTTGTTCCCAAATTAGTTCTAAAGTTAAAATGTTCCCATGAAATAACTCTTGTCTTAGTTCTCTTTGTGGCAAGTACTGTAAAGATTCTTAAAATTACATCCACCTCTACCAACAAATCAAACTTGTATTTTTTATTTATTTTCTTTAACTCTCTAACTATAGGAATAAAGTTTTTCTTATTATCTCCAGAGCCATTCTCAAGGTATATTGTATTTATGCCATCCTCCAATTTAAAAGCTGGCCCTTCACACTTTACTAAACTCATCATATATACTTCATGGCCTTCTTTAGCCAAATTATTTGCTATTATGCTTGATACTCTTTCTGTACCACCTGTATGTGATATATTCACACAAAAAAAACATATTCTCATTTTTAAATTCCTTTCTCCGCAAAATATCCCAAAGAACTAATATATTAATCACTCAAGTATATATAACTTGTTAATCAATAAAATTATACTCTACAGTTATACTCATTTCAACTTTTGAAAATCAACAAAAAATAAAACATAAATCATGCTAAAATTCATAATTTATGTTTTACAATTGCTGTAATATATATTTAGAAAAACCTCATCATATAAATTTAATTTGTATTTTTAATGATCAACAATATTACTTCATCATAAAAATATTAATAACATTAATTAAAATTTATACATTATAAAGTTATACAATATGCTCCTATAAGAATTAATGATA comes from Clostridium sp. TW13 and encodes:
- a CDS encoding glycosyltransferase family 4 protein translates to MRICFFCVNISHTGGTERVSSIIANNLAKEGHEVYMMSLVKCEGPAFKLEDGINTIYLENGSGDNKKNFIPIVRELKKINKKYKFDLLVEVDVILRIFTVLATKRTKTRVISWEHFNFRTNLGTKLRDIARKIAARTSDYIVTLTEEDKEDYEKSLKCKAKVKAISNPLVFYPNEYSNLNNKVVLSVGRMHTQKGFDMLIEAWAKVKKQDNEWKLRIAGDGDEFEKVKNKAVELQVEDSVEFLGLINNVAEEYLDASIYVMSSRFEGFPMVLLEAMSFGLPVVSFDCHTGPRDIIKQNEDGLLVSPNDTNKLANQLIKLMKDDELRHDMGRNAKENIKRFSIDNIIKEWNEILNTLK